DNA from Hwangdonia lutea:
GTTATGAGGACGGACGTTTTCTTAAAAAAGAAGACGGCGAAGCTTTAGCCAATAAAGTAAAGGAAAGCGATTTTGAAATAGAATCCATCACCAAAAAGAAAGGGAAGGAATACGCTCCAAAACTGTTCGATTTAACAGGGCTGCAAGTGTATTGCAATACCAAGTTTGGTTTTTCGGCCGATGAAACCTTGAAGATTGTCCAAAAGCTATACGAACAAAAAGTAGTCACCTATCCAAGAGTCGATACCACGTTTTTACCAAACGATGTATATCCAAAAGTCGCGGGTATTCTGCAAAAGCTAACCAATTATTCAAAATTAACGCAGCCGCTTTTAGGCAAGAAAATAAAAAAATCTATACGGGTTTTTAACGATAAAAAAGTCACCGATCACCACGCTATTATTCCAACGGGCATTCAAATCAATTTACAGTACAATCAGCAACAGGTTTACGATATTATTGTAAAGCGTTTTATTGCCGTATTTTATGACGATTGTACCGTATCGAACACCACGGTTTTGGGTAGTGCAGCAAAAGTGATTTTTAAAACAACCGGAAAGGAAATTTTGGAAAAAGGCTGGCGCATCGTATTCGAAAACCCAAATGCAAAAGACAAAGAATCGGGGATTTTGCCCACTTTCGAAAAAGGCGAAAAAGGGCCGCATGAACCCTCATTTTTAGAAAAGGAAACCAAACCGCCAAAGCAGTTTACCGAAGCCTCGTTATTACGCGCTATGGAAACCGCCGGTAAGCAAGTGGACGATGAAGAGTTGCGAGATTTAATGAAAGAAAACGGTATTGGCCGCCCCTCAACACGAGCCAATATTATTGAAACCCTTTTTAAACGCAAATACATAAAACGTAATAAAAAACAAGTGTTGCCAACGGTTACGGGCATTCAGTTAATTGATACGATTCAAAACGAATTATTAAAATCGGCAGAATTAACAGGTTCGTGGGAAAAACAATTAAAAGATATCGAAAAAGGCGAGTTTAGCGCGGGCGCTTTTATAAAAAACATGAAGCGTATGGTTGATGCCTTGGTGTACGAGGTACGCAGCGAAACCAAGCGCGCCAACATTTCGCAGGCGACGGTAATTAAAAATAGAGCCGCTAAAGCAACGGTTAAAAAGCAGGCGGGAATTACTGCCGAAATTTGCCCGAAATGTAAAAAAGGACAACTTTTAAAAGGGAAAACCGCTTATGGTTGTAGCGCTTATAAATCAGGATGTGATTTTGTGTTGCCTTTTAGTTTTGCGGAGAAAAAAATATCCGAAAAGCAGTTGATAAGACTACTTAAAAAAGGAAGTACCGTTAATTTAAAAGGTTTTAAAACCGATGCTGGAAAAGTTGAAGGCTTATTGCGATTTGATGACAATTTCAATTTAAAATTAGAACCTAAAGATAGACCTGTCAGGTTTCAAAAACCTGACAGGTCTGAAGAAAAAAACACATGCCCTAAATGTAAAAAAGGAACCATTATAAAAGGAAAAACCGCCTACGGATGCAGCGATTATAAATCGGGTTGCGACTTTAAAATGACCTTTGACGACGTGCGAGCGAAAATGGATGGGCAAGCTCCAACCAAGGATTTGGTTTATCGTATTTTGAATGGTAATGTTTAAAGCGTTTGTCATTTCGAGCGAAGCGAGAAATCACATAATTAAGAAGTTTAGAAAAGATGATGTCCCTTCCGATTGCTATCGGAACGTACCTCATTTCGACATGACAAACGATTTTGATTAACCCGTTGTGCATTTTGAATGAAAATAATTTCTATATGTCAGTTCGAGTGATTTTGAGGAACGAAAAATTGTATCGAGAACTTATTTATGGTTTAAAAATTCTTGTTCTCGATACAAATTTCATTCATTTCAATCGTAAAATTCACTCGAATTGACAGAATTCTGCAAAAATGCACAACAGGTTTTTTAATTAATAATATTTTAATGATTCTTACAGACGGAAGACACCACCATTTTATACTCTACAAACCCTATGGCTATTTAAGTCAGTTTAAAAGCCACGACTCCAAACAGCAGTCTAAAAAGTTTTTGGGTAGCCTTTTTGATTTCCCGGAAAACGCTATGGCCATTGGCCGATTGGATGAAAAATCGGAAGGTTTGTTATTGATTACCACGGATGGCAAAACGAGTGCTTTTGTAAACAGCCAAAAAGTAGAAAAGGAATATTATGCCCAAGTTGATGGCAATATTTCCGCGGAAGCGATAGAGCAATTAAAGTGTGGCGTGGAGATTGGGTTTAATGGCATTAAGTATAAAACCAAACCTTGTAAAGCATTTAAGTTGAATGAAACTCCAAACTTGCCAAAACGCTCAAAAAAAATTAGGGATGATAGGCACGGGCCAACATCTTGGGTATCGATTACCTTAAACGAGGGCAAATTTAGGCAGGTAAGAAAAATGACTTCGGCCGTTGGTTTTCCTACATTGCGATTGGTGCGCGTTCGGGTTGGGAATATTCAACTTGGCACGATGCAAGTTGGTGATGTTGTTGCGGTTGATTGGTTTTTAATATAAAAATTGATTCGTCATTGCGAGGAACTTTTTATGACGTGGCAATCTGTATAATCTTTCTTTGGTAAAGAAAATATCAGCTTTTAACGTTCCATTGAAAAGATTATCACAGTCGTGCCTCCTTCATAATAATGACGAATTGAATTAAACCTCCAACTTTTTAAGCTCTTTGTAATTTCGGTTTAATCGTTTTAAAAGAATGCCGTAAACGAGCCAATAAAACAAGAGAAGCACGCCGATAGCGACTACTAAAATTAGGATTGTAGCTATTATTATACCGGCATAAAATTTAAAAGCTTCACCATTTGCGGTAGCTTCTTTGACTTGATCGATAACTTGTTGGTCTCTGTCGAACTCAAGAAACAGAACAACGATGGTGGATACAACGAGATAGATTAAATTAAAGGCGACATATTGTTTTACCGTTTTTCTGGTTTTAAGGATATTTTCCATTAAAACCTTGGCATTATCGGTAGCCGAAATGGTTTTGTAGTTTTTAAAGAACAGGTAGAAAAAATAGCCTAAAATAATATAACCAATAACCATTAATGGGATGAAAATGGCATCGGCATCGTATTGGTTAAAGCGTTTCATGCTTTCGGAATCTTTTAGGAAAAAGGATATAAAGGTCCAGAACCCAAACTCCAGTAAACTGATGATAAATATCCACTTAACGATGGAAGACGACTTTTTTAATATCATCTTGTATATTTCGTTGTAGGTTAATTTTGGAAACGCATCGTCGCTTTTTTTCCAATCTTTTTTTAATAATTCTAGTTCATCCATAATGTTACGGATTTAATATGGTTCTAAGTTTTGTTTTAATTCGGTTCATTTTCACACGTGCATTCACTTCACTTATCCCTAAGGTTTCACTAATTTCTCGGTAATCTTTGTCTTCTAAATACAAGAAAACGAGTGCTTTTTCAATATCGTTTAATTGGTGTACGGCTTTGTAAAGCACTTTTAATTGCTGCTCTTCGGTGTCGTCATAATCTTCTGCTTTTATTTTAAATTCAACACCTCCAAAATCTTGGGTGCTAATCCTTCGTTTAGATTTTCGGTACAAAGTAATGGCGGTATTTAAGCCCACGCGATACATCCAAGTGCTAAACTTTGCATCGCCACGAAATTTGGGGTAGGCTTTCCAAAGTTGTATGGTTATCTCCTGAAATAAATCGTTATGGGCATCATAATTATTCGTATACAATCGGCATACTTTGTGAATAATGTTCTGATGCTTTTCTAGCAATTCAACAAAACTATGTTCAAGTTCTTTATTCAATTTGATGGTTTAGTTACAAGGTAAGTAGCTTAAATATTTAAAATGTTACAGCAACTTAAAACAATATTTTTAATTGAGGAAAAAAAGCTAAAAAATCTAATTTTAAAATGACGGGTTTTAACTGATTTATTTTGAGTGAATTAAATGGAATTATGAAAGCTAAAAAGCAAATATTTGCGGCGGCTTTTGTCTGAAATTAAAAATGAAATAAATGAAATAAGGGTGATTGTTTTAAAATTGAAAGGCAACGGCTATCTTTTTTAAATTTTTCAGCTATTTTGATATCTGGTTTTTGAAGGTTAAATGAATGCTTTCTATTTTTAAATTCATACATCTGATAATCAATATTTTAAATATGTGATATAGATTTTGTCTATGATTGCTTTAATAGGCCAAAAACGATAAAAAGTTGGGCTATTGAATAGGTAAGCATAATGCTAATGTTGGAAAATGGCAATGGCTCGTAAAATTTATTTAAGGCCAATAAACTATCCGAAGTTATAAAAAAAAGTGCACCTAAAAAAACTAAAATGAAACTGTTTTTGGTTACATTTCCTTGTCGTAAAAATGCTGTAATCGCCATTAATAAAATAATGCCCATGTATACAATTACAGGTATCAATAAATCGCCTAAACCAGCTTTTAAAAAGTAAAATAAGGTCGCTGCATAAATGAGTAACAACGCAGTAAAAGGAAGCACCTTTTTTGAATTCTTTTTCTTTCTCAAAAAAACCAAAACATACATAATGTGCGCCAATAAAAAGGCTAGTAATCCGCTTATAAAATAGTTGGCAGATGCATTTACAAACATTAAAAACACATCGCCCAATAGCGAAAACAGCAAAGCTAAAAGTGTAAGCCATTTTGTTTTGGCATCCAAATGTTGCGCGTGTTTCCAAAAGAAGAAAATGAGCGAAATTAAAATTGAAGGCTTGGTAAAATAATGGTAAGTGCTTAAACTTTCAACAGAGCCGCAAATCAATTCTGCCATAACAATTATTGAGAAAACGAATGAAAATGATATCTCGGATTTGTTGAGCATAACGTTGATTTTTTCAAATATATTCAATTCATCATTAAAATTTTACAGTTCGGTTAGTATTAGTTTTTTCAAGCTTGGTTATGTTTCAAATTTGCTTGTGCTGAATTTATTTCAGTACCGCATCAACAAAAAACGAACGAACCAATAATCAACCTAAAAAATGAAAAAGCTATTATTAATTTTAAGTGTAATTATCACAAGTCAGTTTTCCGCCCAAACTATTATCAACGGAAAAGTTACCGATAATAAAGGTTTGCCAATTTCTGGAGCAAATGTTTATTTAGATGCCACGTACGATGGCAGCACCACCGATAAAAACGGAATATTTTCCTTTAAAACCGAAGAAGTCGGTACGCAAACTTTAATTGTTTCTTTTTTGTCATTTGAAACCTTTACCATGGTTGGCGATGTATCTTACATGAAAGATTTAAGTATTAAACTGCGCGAAGATGTAAACGCTTTAGATGCCGTTGTGCTATCGGCCGGCACCTTTGCAGCGGGCGACAATAGTAAAGTTAACGTGCTAAAACCTTTGGATGTGGTAACCACCGCCAGCGCCTTGGGCGATTTTGTTGGTGCCTTACAAACCTTACCGGGAACCACCACAGTAGCCGAAGACGGCCGTTTGTTTGTGCGTGGTGGCGAAGCCGAGGAAACCCAGATTTTTATTGATGGCATTCGTGTGTTTACACCGTATTCGCCAACAACCAATAACACCCCAACACGCGGACGCTATTCGCCTTTTTTGTTTGATGGCATTACCTTTTCTACGGGTGGCTATTCCGCGGAATTTGGGCAAGCCTTATCCAGTGTATTGTTGTTAAATACCATTGACGAACCCGATCAAGAAAAAACAGATATTGGCATTATGAGTGTTGGCGCCACATTGGGTAACACCCAAAAATGGGATAAAAGTTCTGTTAGTGTCAATGCTTCCTACATAAATTTAGCACCTTATATCGCACTGTTTCCCGATAGAAACGATTGGAAAAAACCTTTTGAAACCCTTTCGGGGGAAGCCGTATTCCGCAAAAAAACAGATTCGGGCTTGTTTAAATTATACGGTGCTTTTGATACGACAAATTTTGAACTCACCCAAGAAGACATCAATTATAGTGAGGGACTGGATTTTAAATTGAAAAACAAAAACCTGTATATCAATGGCTCGTATCAAGGCGCTTTAAATGCCAATTGGTCGTTATTTGGCGGCCTAAGTTATACCCACGGAAATAACAATATTAATATTATGGATAGCGATATCGAAGATTTTGAAAACTCGATACACGCCAAACTGAAATTTAAAAACCGAATTAGCAACCGCTTTAAACTGTATTTTGGCGCAGAATATTTTGCTACGGATTTTGATGAAACCTATGCCGATGCTTCGGTTAGTCCGGTAAGCTACGGGTATAACGACAACATTGCAGCAGCCTTTGCCGAAGCCGATATTTTTATATCGAAAAAACTAGCGTTTAAAACGGGTATGCGTGCAGAATACACCGAGATTTTCAACGATTTTACACTAGCGCCACGGGTGTCGATGGCCTATAAAACCTCAGGGAAAAGTCAGTTGTCTTTGGCTTACGGAAATTTTTACCAAAACCCATCGAGCTATATTTTAAAGTTTAATCAAAATTTAAAATCTCAAAACACATCGCATTATATTTTTAACTATCAGTACAATGCCGACCGACAACTGTTTAGAGCTGAAGCCTATTATAAAAACTATGATAATTTAGTGAAGTTTACTGATGAGTTCCCAGATTTCAATAGTACTTATAATAACAATGGAAGTGGTTTTGCAAAAGGCATCGACTTTTTTTGGAGGGATAGCAAAAGCATCAAAAATTTCGATTATTGGTTAAGCTATTCGTTTTTGGATACCAAACGCGATTACAGAAATTATACAGCAAAGGCACAACCAAATTTTGCAAACACACATAACCTTTCGGTAGTTGGTAAATATTGGATTGACGATTGGCGCAGTCAAGTTGGTTTTAGCTACGGTTTTGCTTCGGGCAGAACCTACACCAACCCAAATCAGCCTGGGTTTTTAAACAACAAAACCAAAGCGTATAACAGTTTAAGCCTTAATTGGGCTTATTTAATAAGTCCGCAAAAAATACTGTACGCCTCAATAAACAATGTGTTGGGATTTAAAAATATTAATGGCTACCAATATGCCAATGCACCAAATGCAAATGGCCATTTTGAAAGACGTGCGTTACAACCTGCGGCAGACCAATTCTTTTTTGTGGGTTTCTTTTGGACGATTAGTGCGGATAAAAAGAGCAACCAGTTGGATAATTTGTAGGAGAGATTCGTTTACCGGTTTTGACTATGATTTCGTTGCGGATAAATCCGCAAGATACTTTCCGCCGTAACCGAAAGATAGCAAAATTGCGGTTGAATTCCGATTAAGGAATTCAACCGCAATGAATTATAGGTGTTGTTACCCACAGTTTTTTAAAATCCTCTTATGTTCTTCAGTTCAGTTCCAAATAGTATTTCTTCCAAAAAATACGATGGTACTACAGCAGCAATTCCCAAATTTCTATCAGAAACTGGAATTTTTTGTGTTTCTATAATTTTGATAGGGGAACTTTCTCCAAAATATCCTTTCATAATTCCTGCTAACTTCAATTCAGGATTTCCAACAAAAAGACCACCATTACCTCTATCTGCTCCGAGGTAAAAGAATACTGGGGAACCACTATTACCTCCATAACTCGATGTTTCCATTAGATACAAGCTTGTCATTTCATTGTCCCAAGGAATTTTTTCTTCCGTAAGTAAGGCTACTCTTCCAAATCGAACGATAGGATATATTCTTTTATCTCCAATAAATGGAGTAAACATACCTGTGAAAAACACATCCGAACCCTCTCTTATGTTAAGATCTTTAAAGTTTTTTTTATTCGTTAAAAAAGTGCTCGGAAGAGTTAAATAGTCAAATTTCGTTGGGTCAGGCCCGATAGGTATTACAGCAATATCTACCGTTTTGTCCGCATGTATAAAGATATTCTTGTTGACACCATTCGGATGTAATTCAAGTCTTCCATATTCCGATAAAGAATCCTTTGTGTTTAATCTAATTAATATAGTATCTCTAAAGGTTTTATTTTGCTTTAAAACATGTTTTGCTGTCACAAAATAGAATGCTGATCTTGGCTGCCCATTTATTGAATCGGAAACACTTACAAAAAAACCAGTGCCTTGAGGCTTTACCTTTCCAAACTTGTCTTTAGCATAAATGAAGCCTACAGTCTTTTTTATTTCTGTTGGAATAGCTTGTGACAATAGTAGATTTGATATACTAAAAAGGAAAATTGTAATTAATGTTCTCATTTAATTCAAATTATGGGTAATGGCTCGTGGATATGCGTCGTATTAATGACTTATATCAACCGCTAAACAAACATATCAATTTTTTCGCACAAATTCAAACTTAAAGTGCATATTCAAAAACCATCCACACATGATAAATATCATAGAATTTAATAAGGTTTTATAATAATTTTAATGTATAAAACAGATGAGTTATGAAACCCAAAAAAAACCCAGATTTAGAGATAGGACGAAACAGCAGCCTGTACTTTGCTATAGGTTTAAATGTGATGCTGTTTTTGTCTTGGCAAGCTTTAGAGTACAAAACTTACGATAAAGATCTTGCAACCATCGATATATTGGATGTTGATGCAGAGCTAGAGGAAGATATTCCTATTGTAAACCTTAATACACCACCGCCACCGCCGCCACCGCCCCCCGTAGTTGTGGAAACCATTACTATTGTTGAAGATGTTGAGGATGTTGAGGAAACCATAATTGAAAGTTCTGAGGCTAACCAAAACGAAGCGGTTGAAGAGCGCATTATAGATATAAGCGAAGTTGACGTTGAGGAGGTTGAGGAAGATGTGGAGGTATCGTTTGCAGTAATTGAAAATGTGCCTGTTTTTCCCGGATGCGAAGGTTTGTCAAAAAAGAAAATGAAAGATTGTTTTCAGCAAAAAGTGCAGGAACATGTTAGAAAGAATTTTAGATATCCGCAAACCGCATTGGAAATGAATATTCAAGGGCGCGTGTCGGTAGTTTTTGTTATCGATTCTAAAGGGTATACCACTAATGTAAGATCTAGAGGTCCAGATAAAATTTTAGAAAAGGAAGCCGAACGTATTATTGGTTTGTTACCTAAAATGACACCAGGAAAACAGCGTGGTAAATCTGTAAAAGTGAGTTATGCTGTACCTATATTTTTTAAACTTCACGAAGGTTAAATAGGGTTTTTTTGGGAATGTTTTTATCAATGTGAAAAGAGGTTGCATAAAAGTCTTTTGTATTTAATTTGTCAGGTTGAGCCTGTCGAAACCGATTTTGATTATCACAAAGTATAATATTTCGACAAGCTCAATACGACCTACAATTAGACTTTTTATGCAGCCTTTTTTAATCCCAATGTTTTACGTTATCTTGATGTATAATTATTTTTCTGAAATCGTTGGGCTTTTTCTCGTTTAATAGTTTTAGGCCATCGCCGGCATCAATCAACTTTCGAAAATTCTTCTCGCTAGCCTCGTATTGCGCTTTATTTTTATAAGTGGTTATCAGCATAAAAGTATAAGGCGTTTCGGGCGTTGGTTTTGTTTCTAATAATTGATACGATACAATATATCCTTTTTCAATAGCTTGAATACGCAACTGCTCCCAGTTGTTTTGATAGTAAAAAAGTGCTTCAGCTTTATTTTTATTTAAAACCTGTACGTAATCTATCATGGAAACATGAGTGGACGACTGACTTATTCCCATATAAAATGAGAGTAAAACCGCAATTAAAATTGTTTTTTTCATCATGTGTTTCTGGTTTAAAGTTTCTTCAATGTAATAACTTTTGCTAGCCTATTTAAACAGTTTAACATTTCATCAACAAAAAATAACAGTTCGGTAAGTTGCTTTTTTAAAAATTGGGTTTCTGGTTGATATTTGTTTCATCATTAAAACCATAAAAACCAAATTCATGAAACATCTCACAACTATAATCTGTTTAGTGCTTTTAAATACTACTATTGGGTTTTCACAAGACAATAACAACGAGGTAATTGTAAATATTTCAAACTTAAACAGTAATAAGGGGCAGGTTTTTATTGCCATTTACAATGCCAAAGAAAACTTTTTAAATAAGGGTTTTAAATCAGTAAAAACCAACATTGAAAACAACAGTTGTAAAGTTGTTTTTAAAGCGATTCCGAACGGAACTTATGCTATTTCGATGTTTCACGATGAAAACGAAAACAATAAAATGGATACCAATTTTATAGGAATCCCAAAAGAAGATTATGGTTGTTCAAACAACGCGAAAGGGTTTATGGGACCACCAAAATGGGAGGACGCCAAATTTATAATACACAACGAATCAATCACGCAACATATTAAACTTTAAAAATCAAACTTATGAAACATTTAATTATTATCGCAGCACTTTTAGTATCAGGGATAATGCATGCCCAAACCAATTACGAAAAAGGCATGCAGAAAGCATTTCAGCTTTGGGGAAGCAATCAGCCTACCGAAGCAGCAAATTTATTTGAGCGCATCGCAAAAGCAGAACCGGACAATTGGTTGCCCTTGTATTACGCCGCACAAATTAATATTGTGAATAGCTTTGGCGAGAAGGACGAAGAAAAACTGTCGG
Protein-coding regions in this window:
- a CDS encoding DUF2141 domain-containing protein, producing the protein MKHLTTIICLVLLNTTIGFSQDNNNEVIVNISNLNSNKGQVFIAIYNAKENFLNKGFKSVKTNIENNSCKVVFKAIPNGTYAISMFHDENENNKMDTNFIGIPKEDYGCSNNAKGFMGPPKWEDAKFIIHNESITQHIKL
- a CDS encoding RNA polymerase sigma factor; translation: MNKELEHSFVELLEKHQNIIHKVCRLYTNNYDAHNDLFQEITIQLWKAYPKFRGDAKFSTWMYRVGLNTAITLYRKSKRRISTQDFGGVEFKIKAEDYDDTEEQQLKVLYKAVHQLNDIEKALVFLYLEDKDYREISETLGISEVNARVKMNRIKTKLRTILNP
- a CDS encoding TonB-dependent receptor, whose amino-acid sequence is MKKLLLILSVIITSQFSAQTIINGKVTDNKGLPISGANVYLDATYDGSTTDKNGIFSFKTEEVGTQTLIVSFLSFETFTMVGDVSYMKDLSIKLREDVNALDAVVLSAGTFAAGDNSKVNVLKPLDVVTTASALGDFVGALQTLPGTTTVAEDGRLFVRGGEAEETQIFIDGIRVFTPYSPTTNNTPTRGRYSPFLFDGITFSTGGYSAEFGQALSSVLLLNTIDEPDQEKTDIGIMSVGATLGNTQKWDKSSVSVNASYINLAPYIALFPDRNDWKKPFETLSGEAVFRKKTDSGLFKLYGAFDTTNFELTQEDINYSEGLDFKLKNKNLYINGSYQGALNANWSLFGGLSYTHGNNNINIMDSDIEDFENSIHAKLKFKNRISNRFKLYFGAEYFATDFDETYADASVSPVSYGYNDNIAAAFAEADIFISKKLAFKTGMRAEYTEIFNDFTLAPRVSMAYKTSGKSQLSLAYGNFYQNPSSYILKFNQNLKSQNTSHYIFNYQYNADRQLFRAEAYYKNYDNLVKFTDEFPDFNSTYNNNGSGFAKGIDFFWRDSKSIKNFDYWLSYSFLDTKRDYRNYTAKAQPNFANTHNLSVVGKYWIDDWRSQVGFSYGFASGRTYTNPNQPGFLNNKTKAYNSLSLNWAYLISPQKILYASINNVLGFKNINGYQYANAPNANGHFERRALQPAADQFFFVGFFWTISADKKSNQLDNL
- a CDS encoding lysoplasmalogenase, which produces MLNKSEISFSFVFSIIVMAELICGSVESLSTYHYFTKPSILISLIFFFWKHAQHLDAKTKWLTLLALLFSLLGDVFLMFVNASANYFISGLLAFLLAHIMYVLVFLRKKKNSKKVLPFTALLLIYAATLFYFLKAGLGDLLIPVIVYMGIILLMAITAFLRQGNVTKNSFILVFLGALFFITSDSLLALNKFYEPLPFSNISIMLTYSIAQLFIVFGLLKQS
- a CDS encoding pseudouridine synthase; the encoded protein is MILTDGRHHHFILYKPYGYLSQFKSHDSKQQSKKFLGSLFDFPENAMAIGRLDEKSEGLLLITTDGKTSAFVNSQKVEKEYYAQVDGNISAEAIEQLKCGVEIGFNGIKYKTKPCKAFKLNETPNLPKRSKKIRDDRHGPTSWVSITLNEGKFRQVRKMTSAVGFPTLRLVRVRVGNIQLGTMQVGDVVAVDWFLI
- a CDS encoding energy transducer TonB; this translates as MKPKKNPDLEIGRNSSLYFAIGLNVMLFLSWQALEYKTYDKDLATIDILDVDAELEEDIPIVNLNTPPPPPPPPPVVVETITIVEDVEDVEETIIESSEANQNEAVEERIIDISEVDVEEVEEDVEVSFAVIENVPVFPGCEGLSKKKMKDCFQQKVQEHVRKNFRYPQTALEMNIQGRVSVVFVIDSKGYTTNVRSRGPDKILEKEAERIIGLLPKMTPGKQRGKSVKVSYAVPIFFKLHEG
- a CDS encoding S1 family peptidase, whose translation is MRTLITIFLFSISNLLLSQAIPTEIKKTVGFIYAKDKFGKVKPQGTGFFVSVSDSINGQPRSAFYFVTAKHVLKQNKTFRDTILIRLNTKDSLSEYGRLELHPNGVNKNIFIHADKTVDIAVIPIGPDPTKFDYLTLPSTFLTNKKNFKDLNIREGSDVFFTGMFTPFIGDKRIYPIVRFGRVALLTEEKIPWDNEMTSLYLMETSSYGGNSGSPVFFYLGADRGNGGLFVGNPELKLAGIMKGYFGESSPIKIIETQKIPVSDRNLGIAAVVPSYFLEEILFGTELKNIRGF
- a CDS encoding type IA DNA topoisomerase; amino-acid sequence: MKVCIAEKPSVAREIASVLGANSKRDGYYEGNGYAVTYTFGHLCTLKEPNDYKPYWKSWDLNNLPMLPEKFETKVVANSGIQKQFNIVKSLFDKAEVVINCGDAGQEGELIQRWVMNEANYKGEVQRLWISSLTTEAIKEGFENLKPATDYDNLYYAGFSRAIGDWLLGMNATRLYTVKHGGYKQVLSVGRVQTPTLAMVVNRFKDIENFKPQPYWELQTLYRDTLFSYEDGRFLKKEDGEALANKVKESDFEIESITKKKGKEYAPKLFDLTGLQVYCNTKFGFSADETLKIVQKLYEQKVVTYPRVDTTFLPNDVYPKVAGILQKLTNYSKLTQPLLGKKIKKSIRVFNDKKVTDHHAIIPTGIQINLQYNQQQVYDIIVKRFIAVFYDDCTVSNTTVLGSAAKVIFKTTGKEILEKGWRIVFENPNAKDKESGILPTFEKGEKGPHEPSFLEKETKPPKQFTEASLLRAMETAGKQVDDEELRDLMKENGIGRPSTRANIIETLFKRKYIKRNKKQVLPTVTGIQLIDTIQNELLKSAELTGSWEKQLKDIEKGEFSAGAFIKNMKRMVDALVYEVRSETKRANISQATVIKNRAAKATVKKQAGITAEICPKCKKGQLLKGKTAYGCSAYKSGCDFVLPFSFAEKKISEKQLIRLLKKGSTVNLKGFKTDAGKVEGLLRFDDNFNLKLEPKDRPVRFQKPDRSEEKNTCPKCKKGTIIKGKTAYGCSDYKSGCDFKMTFDDVRAKMDGQAPTKDLVYRILNGNV